In the genome of Nitrospira japonica, one region contains:
- a CDS encoding ABC transporter permease produces the protein MNEYWQEIHALTMRWVRRLSREKFSMLFTLVQPMLFWLIFFGNLFQRAADSQVMQAPNYISFLAAGVVVMTVLNNGLAGGVDLLFDKENGFLERLMSTPIRRSSVILSRFLFVMTITSLQVLVILGVAFLFGVRPATGLLGIAVILLIGILFGVGLTAISMAMAFSVKSHGDFFSVLGFLSLPMIFLSSALVPLAAMPGWMGFLAQFNPMTWAIDAVRPLILSSWADALPHVGMVVVVMIVFDALCLYGGAKAFRRAMG, from the coding sequence ATGAACGAGTACTGGCAAGAAATTCATGCCTTGACCATGCGGTGGGTACGGCGGTTGAGCCGTGAAAAATTCAGCATGCTGTTTACGCTGGTCCAGCCGATGCTGTTCTGGCTGATTTTTTTCGGCAATCTGTTCCAACGCGCCGCCGACTCGCAGGTCATGCAGGCTCCGAACTACATCAGCTTCCTTGCGGCCGGCGTCGTCGTCATGACGGTGCTCAACAACGGACTGGCCGGAGGGGTGGATCTCCTCTTCGACAAGGAAAACGGGTTCCTGGAGCGGTTGATGTCCACGCCGATCCGCCGGAGTTCCGTCATCCTGAGCCGGTTCCTCTTTGTGATGACGATCACCTCGCTTCAAGTACTGGTCATCCTGGGCGTGGCGTTCCTGTTCGGCGTCCGTCCGGCGACCGGCTTGCTCGGCATCGCCGTTATCTTATTGATCGGCATTTTGTTCGGCGTCGGATTGACGGCGATCTCGATGGCCATGGCCTTCTCTGTCAAAAGTCACGGGGATTTCTTCTCTGTCCTCGGGTTTCTGTCGCTCCCCATGATATTCTTGAGTTCGGCATTGGTGCCGCTCGCGGCGATGCCGGGATGGATGGGATTTCTTGCCCAGTTCAATCCCATGACCTGGGCCATCGATGCCGTGCGGCCTTTGATCCTCTCGAGTTGGGCCGACGCGCTTCCGCACGTGGGAATGGTCGTAGTGGTGATGATCGTCTTCGACGCGCTGTGTCTGTACGGCGGGGCCAAAGCCTTTCGCCGCGCGATGGGTTAG
- a CDS encoding transglutaminase-like domain-containing protein, translating to MVVIPESQIRALIRLLADEDERIVQTISDKLIDIGPSAVPLLQEAEIEQPEMAERIASVLEEIRGGKLEDELLRLVAGPDDQVDLEQGGFLIARYAYPSLDVPIYTRLLDEMAQEVQDRIGPRASGEETVKTLNRYLFTEQGFKGNTKNYYEVENSYLNRVIDRRTGIPISLSVIYLLIGKRLRLPVHGIGMPGHFLVKYESDRYKIFVDCFNGGALLTEKNCQRFLTEAGYGFDEKYLQQSPVRAILSRMTKNLLAIYAKLDDPIRKSRLNRFIEILGCDNREGGL from the coding sequence ATGGTGGTCATTCCAGAGAGTCAGATTAGAGCCCTCATCAGATTGCTGGCCGATGAGGATGAGAGAATCGTCCAGACGATCAGCGACAAGCTGATCGACATCGGTCCTTCCGCGGTCCCCCTTCTCCAGGAAGCTGAAATCGAACAGCCGGAAATGGCCGAACGGATCGCCTCCGTCTTGGAAGAGATTCGGGGAGGCAAACTCGAAGACGAGCTGCTTCGCCTCGTCGCTGGACCGGATGATCAAGTGGATCTGGAACAGGGCGGGTTTTTGATCGCCCGGTACGCGTATCCCTCGCTCGACGTGCCGATCTATACCCGGCTGCTCGACGAGATGGCCCAAGAGGTACAGGACCGCATAGGCCCGCGCGCGTCAGGAGAAGAAACCGTCAAGACGCTGAACCGGTACCTTTTTACGGAACAGGGCTTCAAGGGAAACACCAAGAACTATTACGAGGTCGAGAACAGCTATCTGAACCGCGTGATCGACCGGCGAACCGGCATTCCCATCAGTCTGTCGGTCATCTACCTCCTGATCGGAAAGCGGCTGCGCCTTCCGGTCCACGGGATCGGCATGCCGGGGCATTTTCTGGTCAAGTACGAGTCGGATCGATACAAGATCTTCGTCGATTGCTTCAACGGCGGAGCCTTGCTCACCGAGAAGAATTGTCAGCGGTTTCTCACCGAAGCCGGATACGGGTTCGACGAGAAGTATCTGCAGCAAAGCCCGGTTCGCGCGATCCTCTCGCGTATGACCAAGAACCTGTTGGCCATTTACGCCAAACTCGACGATCCGATCAGAAAGTCCCGTCTGAACCGGTTTATCGAGATCCTGGGGTGTGACAACCGCGAAGGCGGTCTTTAA
- a CDS encoding MBL fold metallo-hydrolase, with protein sequence MQLTILGSGTNLHPTRAAAGYLVRTDQTLLLDFGPRTLTNLLKTGLNRHRITHILFSHFHADHFSDFITFFFDAVIYMKYGGGWRPDLTLIGPRGSKRLLGTIMATFPSFSAPPFRVFFKEVSDRSFMIGETRIAPRVMTHVPDLHCVGYRVEYRGKTVAYSGDTQYCGNLLRLCDGADVAVLDCSFPANKPGAAHLHAGQCGLAAKEAGIGRLVLSHFYPIAERYDVRAQAGEEFTGPITIGKDLLTIRV encoded by the coding sequence ATGCAGTTGACGATTCTCGGCTCCGGCACGAACCTGCATCCTACGCGCGCGGCCGCAGGCTACCTGGTCCGGACAGATCAGACGCTGCTCCTCGATTTCGGACCGCGGACGTTGACGAACCTGCTGAAGACCGGTCTGAACCGTCACCGGATCACCCATATTCTCTTCTCCCATTTTCACGCCGACCACTTCTCGGATTTCATCACTTTTTTTTTCGATGCGGTGATCTATATGAAATACGGAGGAGGCTGGCGGCCGGACCTGACGCTGATCGGCCCGCGCGGATCGAAACGGCTGCTTGGAACGATCATGGCCACGTTCCCGAGCTTTTCCGCCCCGCCTTTTCGTGTGTTCTTCAAAGAAGTGAGTGACCGCAGTTTCATGATCGGAGAGACGCGGATCGCTCCCCGTGTCATGACCCACGTGCCGGATCTGCATTGTGTCGGCTATCGCGTCGAATACCGCGGCAAGACCGTCGCCTACTCAGGCGATACCCAATACTGCGGCAATCTGCTGCGGCTATGCGACGGGGCCGATGTCGCGGTGCTCGATTGCTCCTTCCCCGCGAACAAGCCGGGAGCAGCGCATCTGCATGCGGGGCAATGTGGCCTGGCTGCGAAGGAGGCGGGGATCGGGCGCCTCGTGTTGTCTCATTTCTATCCGATCGCCGAACGGTATGACGTGCGGGCACAGGCGGGAGAGGAATTTACCGGACCGATCACGATCGGGAAGGATCTGTTGACGATCAGAGTTTAA
- a CDS encoding MarR family winged helix-turn-helix transcriptional regulator, giving the protein MVMELPNPKDDPHLRVLRPLVETYLAFWRIDSRHIRTMRLTPSQFDVIATLGDTDGMTCSELSARTLVTKGTLTGVLDRLVKKGLIRREQVVQDRRSIKITLTDKGTVLFRKTFAAHIAFLRPYFERALNSEEAETARVLLTRLRDSFDQPVSP; this is encoded by the coding sequence ATGGTTATGGAATTACCCAACCCGAAAGACGATCCCCATCTTCGTGTGCTTCGCCCGCTCGTGGAAACCTACCTGGCATTCTGGCGTATCGACAGCCGGCACATCCGAACGATGCGGTTGACGCCCTCGCAATTCGACGTCATTGCCACGCTCGGCGACACGGACGGCATGACCTGTTCCGAGCTCTCCGCGCGGACACTCGTGACCAAAGGCACTCTGACGGGCGTACTGGATCGCCTGGTCAAAAAGGGATTGATCCGACGCGAGCAGGTCGTTCAAGACCGGCGAAGCATCAAGATCACGCTGACGGACAAAGGGACCGTCCTCTTCAGAAAGACCTTTGCGGCTCACATCGCGTTCCTGAGGCCCTATTTCGAACGCGCATTGAATTCAGAAGAAGCGGAGACGGCGCGCGTCCTCCTGACCAGGTTGCGCGACAGCTTTGATCAACCGGTGTCTCCGTAA
- a CDS encoding HEAT repeat domain-containing protein, which yields MKRSESGQVNLTSIFILLGAVIACVWIWKRLDLETQEYVIDQAIPLAFAGILIGVAVWVLVRAVRRRKTKRRRRERLMALFQRETARDKQLEVAFALIEVNEYRTEGLEPVIPALKELFSTTLQRSLGDKQHRIRGMAASHLGVLQDKSIVPLLIKALEDDHAYVRSCAALGLGRLRAAETRDRLVRLMEEDWDQTVRSRAREAVERMRMGT from the coding sequence ATGAAGCGGTCAGAGTCCGGTCAGGTCAACCTCACGTCGATCTTCATTCTGTTGGGCGCGGTGATCGCCTGCGTCTGGATCTGGAAGCGCCTGGACCTGGAGACGCAGGAGTACGTGATCGACCAGGCGATTCCACTCGCTTTCGCCGGTATCCTGATCGGCGTGGCCGTGTGGGTGCTGGTGAGAGCCGTTCGCCGGAGGAAGACCAAGCGGCGCCGGCGAGAGCGACTTATGGCCCTGTTTCAGCGCGAGACCGCTCGTGACAAGCAGTTGGAGGTGGCGTTCGCATTGATCGAAGTGAACGAATATCGGACCGAAGGGTTGGAGCCGGTCATCCCGGCTCTGAAGGAACTCTTTTCAACCACGCTTCAACGCTCGCTCGGCGACAAGCAGCACCGCATCCGTGGAATGGCTGCCAGCCATCTGGGTGTTCTGCAGGATAAAAGCATCGTTCCCCTCCTGATCAAGGCTTTGGAAGACGATCATGCCTATGTCCGATCCTGCGCCGCATTGGGCTTGGGCCGTCTTCGCGCGGCCGAGACGCGCGATCGGTTGGTGCGTCTGATGGAGGAGGATTGGGATCAAACCGTCCGCAGCCGTGCACGCGAGGCGGTGGAGCGGATGAGGATGGGTACCTAG
- a CDS encoding metallophosphoesterase — translation MTVRQISWPDRIRSWVGSCLSEPLYRLFSLVPDLEVGLGQHEVTTITQVHGPLAGRRAVHLTDLHLDRYQPRHDRIVEAVQELSPDWIFITGDLLNVPEGLPHLFRFLANLRSVAPVFVTLGNHDHYSGVPPSDFSRLADRHGITLLVNQTAYIPTGVGELAIAGVDDPSLHRADLSCVPPPAHRRFTLLLAHAPNILDQLREHHAVDLVLCGHSHGGQWRFPGIPTFWLPPGCNGRIAGKHETSRHRLYINRGIGWSFMPFRYRCKPEIGVIDWVNEQAGARAA, via the coding sequence ATGACGGTCCGGCAGATCAGTTGGCCCGATCGCATCCGTTCGTGGGTCGGATCCTGTTTGAGTGAGCCGCTCTATCGCCTTTTCAGCCTGGTACCGGACTTGGAAGTCGGTCTGGGCCAGCACGAAGTCACCACTATCACGCAAGTCCATGGCCCGCTCGCGGGACGCCGCGCCGTTCACCTGACCGATTTGCACCTCGACCGCTACCAACCGCGCCATGACCGAATCGTCGAGGCGGTCCAGGAACTTTCGCCGGATTGGATCTTCATTACAGGCGACCTGTTGAATGTTCCGGAAGGGCTGCCGCATCTGTTTCGCTTTCTCGCCAACTTGCGTTCTGTCGCTCCGGTTTTCGTCACCCTGGGAAATCACGACCATTACAGCGGGGTCCCACCGTCTGATTTTTCACGCTTGGCGGACCGTCACGGAATCACGCTGCTGGTGAACCAGACCGCCTACATTCCGACCGGTGTCGGGGAACTGGCCATTGCGGGAGTGGACGATCCCAGTCTCCATCGCGCCGATCTTTCGTGCGTCCCTCCGCCCGCACACCGGCGCTTTACGCTGCTCCTGGCCCATGCGCCGAACATCCTCGACCAGCTGAGGGAACATCATGCCGTCGATCTCGTCCTCTGCGGGCATAGCCATGGCGGTCAATGGCGGTTTCCCGGCATCCCTACGTTCTGGCTTCCCCCCGGCTGCAACGGTCGAATCGCGGGAAAGCATGAGACCAGCCGCCACCGCCTGTATATCAACCGGGGAATCGGGTGGTCGTTCATGCCGTTTCGGTACCGCTGCAAGCCGGAAATCGGGGTCATCGATTGGGTGAATGAGCAGGCGGGTGCGCGGGCGGCCTGA
- the truD gene encoding tRNA pseudouridine(13) synthase TruD: MSHPYLTAALPGIGGRIRVVPEDFQVEEMPLYLPCGEGEHLYIKVAKRLLSTPDLIRRLSSVLGVKVQGIGSAGLKDARAVTTQMLSLHGVTAERAAGIKIDEQVLSVEILGRHRNRLRPGHHAGNRFRLVIRDLEDHAHRTVPLVLQILQERGVPNYFGPQRQGRRGDNYQVGAELLADEARRRKMSRAKRMWYLNSLQSHLFNQILARRVDRLDRVFAGDWAMKTENGACFPVENAEQEQPRADRFEISPTGILFGSRVSWADGEPGIIEREVVSENGATPEGLTEAAKACGFRGERRPLRAKLDQVEWALDGNVLTLGFPLPPGAYATNVLRELMKTPE, from the coding sequence ATGAGCCATCCCTATCTCACCGCCGCACTTCCCGGGATCGGCGGACGCATCAGGGTCGTCCCGGAGGATTTTCAGGTGGAAGAGATGCCTTTGTATCTTCCCTGCGGGGAAGGCGAGCATCTCTATATCAAGGTCGCCAAGCGATTACTGTCCACGCCGGATCTGATTCGTCGACTCTCGTCGGTCTTGGGCGTCAAGGTGCAAGGCATTGGATCCGCCGGTCTCAAGGATGCACGGGCCGTCACGACTCAAATGCTGTCTCTGCATGGCGTCACCGCGGAACGCGCGGCCGGGATCAAGATCGACGAACAGGTGTTGTCAGTGGAGATTCTGGGCCGGCACCGCAACCGGCTGCGCCCCGGACATCATGCGGGGAACCGATTCCGACTGGTGATTCGGGATCTGGAAGACCACGCGCATCGGACGGTGCCGCTGGTGTTGCAGATACTCCAGGAGCGGGGGGTGCCCAATTATTTCGGTCCGCAGCGGCAGGGCAGGCGCGGAGACAATTATCAGGTTGGGGCCGAACTCTTGGCGGACGAGGCCAGGCGCCGAAAGATGAGCCGCGCCAAGCGCATGTGGTATCTGAACAGTCTCCAGTCTCACCTGTTCAATCAAATTCTGGCCCGGCGGGTCGATCGGTTGGACCGGGTGTTCGCCGGCGATTGGGCAATGAAAACGGAGAACGGGGCGTGTTTTCCGGTCGAAAACGCCGAGCAGGAGCAGCCACGGGCGGATCGATTCGAGATCAGTCCGACGGGGATTCTGTTCGGCTCGCGTGTGTCCTGGGCGGATGGGGAGCCGGGAATAATTGAGCGGGAAGTGGTCAGCGAAAACGGCGCGACACCGGAGGGTCTCACGGAAGCCGCCAAGGCCTGCGGATTTCGAGGCGAACGTCGGCCGTTGCGCGCGAAATTGGATCAGGTCGAGTGGGCTTTGGACGGCAACGTGTTGACCTTGGGTTTTCCCCTTCCCCCGGGCGCGTACGCGACCAATGTGCTCCGGGAGCTCATGAAGACTCCCGAGTAA
- a CDS encoding ornithine cyclodeaminase, nickel-pincer nucleotide-dependent: MAEAQETVVLKGHIIDSLILAKVLDTILMMGGTFDLRDVSIGKTRQEPSLARILVRASSSQLLTDILRAVQPHGAAVERETDCHYEPAPTDGVFPEDFYATTHLPTQVRLEGRWLDVERIEMDLGIVVDPKAGRVRAAPMGDVRRGELVVCGRSGVRVSPLQRPQEHDVFSFMESQVSAERPHGHIIADVASRMKILRDRSRQGLPDSHVLLAGGPAIIHAGGREALTWLIEAGFIQVLFCGNALAAHDMEADLYGTSLGYGLSAGRAVPHGHEHHLRTINRIRAIGGIATAVERGVIKQGIMAACVRQGVQIVMAGTIRDDGPLPGVITDSIRAQAAMRAAIPGVGLALLVASTLHSVATGNLLPAMVPTVCVDVNPAVPTKLADRGSFQAVGLVMDAASFLRELARILGAVL, translated from the coding sequence ATGGCAGAAGCGCAGGAAACTGTCGTCCTCAAGGGCCACATCATCGATTCGCTGATTCTGGCGAAAGTGCTGGATACGATTCTGATGATGGGCGGCACGTTCGATCTGCGCGATGTGTCGATCGGGAAAACCAGACAGGAGCCTTCCCTCGCACGCATTCTCGTGCGGGCCTCGTCCTCTCAGCTCTTGACCGACATTCTTCGCGCCGTCCAGCCTCATGGCGCCGCCGTCGAGCGTGAAACCGACTGTCACTATGAGCCCGCTCCGACCGACGGGGTGTTCCCGGAAGACTTCTATGCCACGACGCACCTGCCGACCCAGGTGCGGTTGGAGGGCCGATGGCTGGATGTCGAGCGCATCGAGATGGATCTTGGGATCGTCGTGGATCCGAAGGCCGGGCGTGTTCGAGCGGCTCCGATGGGTGATGTGAGGCGGGGTGAACTGGTCGTGTGCGGCCGGTCCGGCGTCCGTGTGAGCCCGCTCCAACGTCCCCAGGAGCACGATGTCTTCAGCTTCATGGAGTCGCAGGTTTCAGCCGAGCGGCCGCACGGTCACATCATCGCCGACGTGGCCTCGCGGATGAAGATCCTGCGTGACCGAAGCCGGCAGGGACTTCCTGACAGCCACGTCCTGCTGGCGGGTGGGCCCGCCATCATTCATGCGGGAGGGAGAGAGGCCCTGACGTGGTTGATCGAGGCGGGCTTCATCCAGGTGCTGTTCTGCGGCAACGCCCTGGCGGCCCACGACATGGAGGCGGACCTGTACGGCACCTCCTTGGGGTACGGCCTCTCGGCCGGCCGAGCCGTCCCGCACGGACATGAGCATCATTTGCGGACGATCAATCGCATACGCGCCATTGGCGGCATTGCCACCGCCGTCGAGCGCGGGGTGATCAAACAGGGAATCATGGCAGCGTGTGTTCGGCAAGGGGTGCAAATCGTCATGGCCGGTACGATTCGCGATGACGGACCGTTGCCCGGGGTCATCACGGATTCGATTCGTGCACAGGCGGCGATGCGGGCGGCGATCCCAGGAGTCGGATTGGCGTTGCTCGTCGCGTCCACGCTTCACTCCGTCGCGACAGGCAACTTGTTGCCGGCCATGGTTCCGACGGTCTGCGTCGACGTGAATCCGGCCGTCCCCACCAAGTTGGCCGACCGAGGGAGTTTTCAAGCCGTCGGGTTGGTCATGGATGCGGCCTCATTCCTTCGGGAACTCGCGCGCATCCTGGGTGCGGTGCTGTAA
- a CDS encoding dimethylarginine dimethylaminohydrolase family protein, giving the protein MSRLLVCPPDYFAVDYEINPWMHRSNVVNTERAIAQWHRLVHVLETELGATLERMKPVSGLPDLVFTANAGVVFEGKAVPSRFRYPERRPEETHFEAWFREHGYGVTTLDEGLYFEGAGDLLGFPDGWFGGYRQRSDIRAFPVLSDLFGKEILPLELVDGRFYHLDTCFCPLSGGELLYYPPAFDDYGRATIKERLDGRRRLEVPEEEALKFACNAVCIGRQVVLPENCPKTMTLLESQGYQPYSLPLDEFMKSGGSAKCLTLALS; this is encoded by the coding sequence ATGAGCCGGCTATTGGTCTGTCCGCCGGACTACTTTGCCGTCGATTACGAGATCAATCCGTGGATGCACCGGTCCAACGTGGTCAACACAGAACGGGCGATCGCACAGTGGCATCGCCTCGTCCACGTATTGGAAACGGAGTTGGGCGCGACGCTCGAGCGGATGAAGCCGGTTTCGGGCCTGCCGGATCTCGTCTTCACCGCCAATGCCGGCGTGGTCTTCGAGGGGAAGGCTGTTCCAAGCCGGTTCCGGTATCCCGAGCGGCGGCCCGAAGAAACCCATTTCGAAGCCTGGTTCCGGGAGCACGGCTACGGCGTGACGACTCTGGATGAAGGGCTATACTTCGAAGGCGCCGGGGATCTTCTGGGTTTTCCCGACGGCTGGTTCGGGGGTTACCGGCAGCGGTCGGACATTCGCGCCTTTCCCGTCTTGAGCGATCTCTTCGGAAAAGAAATACTCCCGCTCGAATTGGTGGACGGTCGATTCTATCACCTGGACACCTGCTTCTGCCCGTTGAGCGGAGGAGAGTTGTTGTACTACCCGCCTGCGTTCGACGACTATGGGCGAGCCACGATCAAGGAACGGCTCGATGGCAGGCGGCGGCTCGAGGTGCCGGAGGAGGAGGCGCTCAAGTTTGCCTGCAACGCGGTGTGCATTGGCCGGCAGGTGGTACTCCCCGAGAATTGTCCCAAGACCATGACCCTCCTGGAGTCTCAGGGCTATCAGCCTTATTCCCTCCCGCTGGACGAATTCATGAAGTCGGGCGGGTCTGCCAAATGCCTGACGTTGGCGCTCTCATGA
- a CDS encoding zinc ribbon domain-containing protein — protein sequence MKLCPSCRRELPELNRYCTQCGQRLDAYSFQDQPPAAAKPVAPQDTPESLNLRALYSMVAALILAVIFPPWEAPPSQEPEFLGLRFMLDPPAPDAIVSRLLLTIELVTIAIAGLYGAFLLRKK from the coding sequence ATGAAACTCTGTCCATCCTGCCGTCGAGAACTCCCGGAGCTGAACCGGTATTGCACGCAATGCGGCCAGCGTCTCGATGCCTATTCATTTCAGGATCAGCCGCCGGCGGCGGCCAAGCCGGTCGCGCCTCAAGATACACCGGAATCCTTGAATCTTCGTGCCCTGTATAGCATGGTGGCCGCTCTCATCCTGGCCGTGATCTTTCCTCCCTGGGAAGCCCCTCCTTCGCAGGAACCGGAATTTCTCGGGCTTCGATTCATGCTTGATCCTCCGGCCCCTGACGCCATCGTCAGCCGCCTATTGTTGACGATCGAACTCGTGACGATCGCCATCGCCGGGCTGTACGGTGCGTTTCTACTCAGGAAGAAATAA
- a CDS encoding outer membrane beta-barrel protein, whose amino-acid sequence MRIIRLSSWPIGLATILSCTFALTTSLRAETYVGGQVGMTFPQPLSNGEVTQNGIGGLTIDSDQALKNSIMLGAKLGHYFSKARWIGVETGVSFANPHIKQGPLTLSGPGGTANLGTFSGVYQRMIIWDVATLMFRYPKYRFQPYVGVGPALFFGKLTGPTAPPGQSATNIGLNVEGGGRYYLTRKWALFGEAQYHWARMNYSSNDNNPAADPFAFKANYGALNLSLGVSFHF is encoded by the coding sequence ATGCGCATCATACGACTGAGCAGTTGGCCGATCGGATTGGCGACGATTCTGAGCTGCACGTTCGCACTGACGACTTCCCTGCGGGCGGAGACCTACGTCGGCGGCCAGGTCGGGATGACGTTCCCACAACCCCTGAGCAACGGCGAAGTCACACAGAACGGCATCGGAGGCCTCACCATCGACTCGGACCAGGCGTTGAAGAACTCGATCATGCTGGGAGCCAAGCTCGGTCATTATTTCTCGAAAGCGCGTTGGATCGGCGTCGAGACCGGCGTGTCCTTTGCCAACCCCCACATCAAGCAGGGACCATTGACGCTCAGCGGTCCCGGCGGAACAGCCAACCTGGGAACGTTCTCCGGCGTCTATCAACGCATGATCATCTGGGATGTGGCGACGCTCATGTTCCGATACCCGAAATACCGTTTTCAGCCTTACGTCGGCGTGGGACCGGCGCTGTTCTTCGGAAAACTGACCGGTCCGACCGCTCCTCCCGGGCAGTCGGCGACGAACATCGGCCTCAACGTGGAAGGAGGAGGCCGCTACTACCTCACCCGCAAATGGGCGCTGTTCGGCGAGGCCCAGTATCATTGGGCCAGAATGAACTACTCATCGAACGATAACAATCCCGCCGCGGATCCGTTCGCATTCAAGGCCAACTATGGAGCATTGAACCTCAGCCTCGGCGTCAGCTTTCATTTCTGA
- a CDS encoding NAD(P)H-dependent glycerol-3-phosphate dehydrogenase, translated as MPITRIGVIGAGAWGTALAKHLAEKGLLVRLWAYEREVVESIRASRENRLFLPGVMLPRSLAVTNILGEAVQDCDGLLFAVPSHVARPVLREMAPLLSSGIPVISATKGVEEDSLQLISQIMDDVLPRHMRDRILVLSGPSFAAEVSQGQPTALCLAGRDGELAAAFQAACMTSALRIYADSDLIGVQLGGALKNVMALAAGVVDGLGLGHNTRAALITRGLAEMVRLGTAMGADPRTFYGLSGVGDLVLTCTGTLSRNHTVGVRLGRGEKLETVLSGMQAVAEGVRTARAALGLARRSGVEMPIVQEINAVLFDGKSCRRAVTDLMERGAKPEKGIA; from the coding sequence ATGCCAATCACACGTATCGGAGTCATCGGTGCCGGAGCCTGGGGAACTGCCCTCGCCAAGCATTTGGCCGAGAAAGGGCTGCTCGTACGGCTATGGGCCTATGAACGGGAGGTCGTCGAGTCGATTCGCGCGTCACGCGAAAACCGGCTCTTTCTTCCCGGTGTGATGTTGCCGCGGTCGTTGGCCGTCACCAATATTCTGGGAGAGGCGGTGCAGGATTGCGACGGCCTCCTGTTCGCCGTTCCGTCGCATGTCGCCCGTCCCGTGTTGCGAGAGATGGCTCCGCTTCTTTCTTCGGGCATTCCGGTCATCAGCGCGACCAAAGGGGTGGAAGAAGATTCACTTCAGTTGATATCCCAGATCATGGACGACGTGCTTCCCCGGCATATGCGTGACCGAATTCTGGTCCTCTCAGGACCGAGTTTTGCCGCAGAGGTGAGCCAAGGCCAGCCGACCGCGCTGTGCCTGGCCGGCCGCGACGGTGAACTGGCTGCCGCCTTTCAAGCCGCGTGCATGACCTCGGCGTTGCGGATTTATGCCGACAGCGATCTCATCGGAGTCCAACTGGGCGGCGCGCTCAAGAACGTCATGGCGTTGGCCGCTGGAGTCGTCGACGGCCTGGGCCTCGGCCACAACACGCGGGCGGCGCTGATTACCAGAGGCCTTGCCGAAATGGTCCGCCTCGGTACGGCGATGGGTGCGGATCCCAGAACCTTTTACGGCCTGTCCGGGGTCGGGGATTTGGTGCTGACCTGCACCGGAACTTTGAGTCGCAACCATACGGTCGGGGTCCGGTTGGGCAGGGGGGAAAAGCTGGAAACGGTGTTGAGCGGCATGCAGGCCGTGGCCGAAGGGGTCCGAACCGCAAGGGCCGCGCTCGGGCTCGCCCGCCGGTCGGGAGTCGAGATGCCCATCGTACAGGAAATCAACGCCGTGTTGTTCGATGGAAAGTCCTGTCGTCGCGCCGTGACCGATCTGATGGAACGTGGCGCAAAACCGGAGAAGGGCATCGCATGA
- the larB gene encoding nickel pincer cofactor biosynthesis protein LarB translates to MTRQTLERMLERVRLGRLSVPQALDQLRSLPFEDLGFASLDHHRAIRQGFPEVILCEGKTPAQVRSIAKSLLKHHRPFLATRATPEVAAVITRLHRRALYHKDARVVAVRDPGVRPVGLVLVVTAGTSDVPVAEEAKITAETMGSRVETLYDVGVAGIHRLLDRRSRLLAARVIIVIAGMDGVLPSVVGGLVSCPVVAVPSSRGYGASFGGVAALLTMLNSCAAGVGVMNIDNGFGAGCLAHRINVLGTDGDDPGRAG, encoded by the coding sequence ATGACCAGGCAGACTCTCGAACGGATGTTGGAGCGTGTCCGCCTCGGACGATTGTCGGTCCCGCAGGCCCTGGACCAACTTCGCTCCCTGCCGTTCGAGGACTTGGGCTTCGCCTCGCTCGACCATCATCGGGCGATCCGGCAGGGATTTCCCGAGGTCATACTCTGCGAGGGAAAAACGCCGGCTCAGGTGAGAAGCATCGCCAAATCCCTGCTCAAGCATCACCGGCCGTTCTTGGCGACAAGGGCGACCCCGGAGGTGGCCGCGGTCATCACCAGGCTGCACCGCCGGGCCCTCTATCACAAGGATGCCCGCGTCGTCGCCGTCCGTGATCCCGGCGTCCGGCCGGTTGGATTGGTGCTGGTCGTCACGGCGGGAACGTCGGATGTACCGGTCGCGGAAGAAGCCAAAATTACGGCGGAAACCATGGGAAGCCGGGTCGAAACGCTCTATGACGTCGGCGTAGCCGGGATTCACCGGCTCCTGGATCGCCGCAGCCGCTTGCTGGCGGCGAGGGTGATCATCGTGATCGCCGGCATGGACGGCGTGCTGCCGAGCGTCGTGGGCGGGCTCGTATCCTGTCCGGTCGTGGCGGTGCCGTCGAGCCGCGGCTATGGAGCCAGTTTCGGAGGAGTGGCGGCCTTGCTGACCATGCTGAATTCCTGTGCGGCGGGCGTCGGCGTGATGAACATCGACAATGGATTCGGCGCCGGATGTCTGGCGCACCGGATCAATGTGCTTGGCACCGACGGTGA